The following are encoded in a window of Methylocystis rosea genomic DNA:
- a CDS encoding murein hydrolase activator EnvC family protein: MAGNQATERGLISAALFAISVAFSAHAEQQGPDAKDISSKQQELRGVEDTMGAAQERARRLEEQLVDHAAARERLNGALIEATQRLQETESRAAEIEERLSALTENERKIVSSLESRRGLIMEILTVLQRMGRKPPPALIARPNEILEAVRASLALGALLPQMRAEARQLQRDLSELEQVRDGVRRERERLAEQQASLSAQRERLAPMIGERQEALSTAQSALQAETERARTLAQRATSLKDLISRMEADSAAARRAAEAARKADDERTKAQAMLSERERLKALSAPFKDPARLAPAVAFIDLKGRLPAPAAGSVVRRFGAPDGFGGKEKGLSIAARENGVVIAPCDGWIAFSGPYRSYGQLLIINAGGGYYVVLAGMSRTNVNVGQFVLAGEPVASMGDGAAQTAATIAIGAKQPILYVEFRKDGASIDSGPWWAKSDSRKVGG; this comes from the coding sequence ATGGCGGGTAACCAAGCCACCGAGCGCGGGCTCATCTCTGCGGCGCTCTTTGCGATTTCTGTCGCATTTTCCGCGCATGCCGAACAACAAGGTCCAGACGCCAAAGACATCTCGTCGAAGCAACAAGAATTGCGCGGCGTCGAAGACACGATGGGCGCCGCCCAGGAGCGCGCGCGTCGACTCGAAGAGCAGCTTGTCGATCACGCCGCCGCGCGCGAACGACTGAATGGCGCGCTCATCGAAGCGACGCAGCGGCTGCAGGAGACGGAAAGTCGCGCGGCTGAAATCGAAGAGCGGCTTTCGGCGCTCACCGAGAATGAGCGCAAGATCGTCTCTTCGCTCGAGAGCCGCCGCGGATTGATCATGGAGATCCTTACCGTTCTGCAACGGATGGGCCGTAAGCCGCCGCCGGCGCTGATCGCGCGTCCGAACGAGATTCTCGAGGCCGTCCGGGCGTCGCTCGCGCTCGGCGCCCTGCTGCCGCAAATGCGCGCCGAAGCGCGCCAGCTGCAGCGCGATCTATCGGAGCTGGAGCAGGTGCGCGATGGCGTTCGGCGCGAGCGCGAACGCCTCGCGGAGCAGCAAGCGAGTCTCAGCGCTCAGCGCGAAAGGCTCGCCCCGATGATCGGAGAACGTCAGGAGGCGCTTTCCACTGCGCAAAGCGCCTTGCAGGCGGAGACGGAGCGCGCGCGCACGCTGGCGCAGCGCGCCACGAGCCTCAAAGACCTGATCTCGCGCATGGAGGCGGACAGCGCGGCGGCGCGGCGCGCGGCGGAGGCGGCGCGCAAGGCCGACGACGAGCGTACAAAAGCTCAAGCGATGCTTTCCGAGCGGGAGCGGCTCAAAGCGCTGTCTGCGCCGTTCAAGGATCCGGCGCGGCTTGCACCCGCCGTCGCTTTCATTGATCTTAAAGGCCGGCTGCCGGCCCCGGCCGCGGGATCGGTGGTGCGGCGTTTCGGCGCGCCCGACGGTTTTGGCGGCAAGGAGAAGGGCCTGTCGATCGCGGCGCGCGAAAATGGGGTGGTTATCGCTCCCTGCGACGGATGGATCGCTTTTTCAGGGCCTTACCGAAGTTATGGACAACTCTTGATCATTAACGCCGGCGGCGGTTATTATGTGGTCCTGGCCGGCATGAGTCGCACCAATGTGAACGTGGGACAGTTCGTTCTCGCAGGTGAGCCGGTTGCCAGCATGGGAGACGGAGCCGCGCAAACCGCGGCGACCATCGCAATCGGCGCGAAACAACCCATTCTTTATGTTGAGTTCCGCAAGGACGGAGCGTCAATCGACTCGGGCCCATGGTGGGCAAAGTCAGACAGTCGGAAGGTCGGCGGATGA
- a CDS encoding S41 family peptidase has protein sequence MIRKTALIATGIAIGAGCATLGQQARAVIGAPAQAASADTYKNLSLFGDVFDKVRADYVEKPDEQKLVENAINGMLTSLDPHSSYLDAKAFKDMRTQTEGKFGGLGIEVTQEDGLVKVVTPIDDTPASRAGIMSGDLIGAIDDETVQGMTLNQAVDKMRGAINTPVKLTLFRGKNKDKVEVKLVRAEIHIKSVRSRKQGDDIAYVRISQFNEETAEGLRTAMAKAQQDIPADKFKGYILDLRNNPGGLLDQSIQVVNSFIDKGEIVSTRGRNADETQRYNARGSGDLSKGKPVVVLINGGSASASEIVAGALQDHKRATLIGTRSFGKGSVQTIIPLGGSSGALRLTTARYYTPSGRTIQAKGIDPDMIILQDVPDELKGKDDTKGEASLKGHLKTGDEEKTGSQAYVPPDEAKDKQLTAAVELLHGKPRAQILAEQSKEVAKDTTKPPSKAAN, from the coding sequence ATGATTCGCAAAACAGCCCTTATCGCCACAGGAATCGCAATTGGAGCGGGATGCGCCACGCTTGGCCAGCAGGCGCGCGCCGTCATCGGCGCTCCGGCTCAAGCCGCTTCCGCCGACACCTACAAGAACCTCAGCCTGTTTGGCGACGTGTTCGACAAGGTGCGCGCCGACTATGTCGAGAAGCCCGATGAGCAAAAGCTCGTCGAAAACGCCATCAACGGCATGCTGACCTCGCTCGATCCGCATTCGAGCTACCTGGACGCCAAGGCCTTCAAGGATATGCGGACGCAGACCGAGGGCAAGTTCGGCGGCTTGGGCATCGAGGTCACGCAGGAAGACGGGCTCGTGAAGGTCGTCACGCCGATCGACGACACGCCAGCGTCGCGCGCCGGGATCATGTCCGGCGATCTCATCGGCGCCATCGACGACGAGACCGTGCAGGGCATGACCCTCAATCAGGCCGTCGACAAAATGCGCGGCGCGATCAACACGCCTGTCAAGCTGACGCTCTTCCGCGGCAAGAACAAGGACAAGGTCGAGGTCAAGCTGGTCCGCGCCGAGATCCACATCAAATCCGTGCGCTCGCGCAAACAGGGCGACGACATCGCCTATGTCCGTATTTCGCAGTTCAATGAAGAAACCGCGGAGGGCCTGCGCACCGCCATGGCCAAGGCGCAGCAGGACATCCCCGCGGACAAGTTCAAAGGCTACATCCTCGATCTGCGCAACAATCCGGGCGGCTTGCTGGATCAGTCCATCCAGGTCGTCAACTCCTTCATCGACAAGGGCGAGATCGTCTCGACGCGCGGCCGCAACGCTGATGAAACCCAGCGCTACAACGCCCGCGGCTCCGGCGATCTGTCGAAGGGCAAGCCGGTCGTCGTGCTGATCAACGGCGGTTCGGCCTCGGCGTCCGAAATCGTCGCCGGCGCTTTGCAGGATCACAAGCGCGCGACGCTGATCGGCACGCGCTCCTTCGGCAAGGGCTCGGTGCAGACGATCATTCCGCTCGGCGGCTCCAGCGGCGCGTTGCGGCTGACGACGGCGCGCTATTACACGCCGTCCGGCCGCACGATCCAGGCCAAGGGCATCGATCCCGACATGATCATCCTGCAGGACGTGCCGGACGAGCTCAAAGGCAAGGACGACACCAAGGGCGAAGCCTCGCTGAAGGGCCATCTCAAGACTGGCGACGAGGAAAAGACCGGCTCGCAAGCTTATGTCCCGCCGGATGAGGCGAAGGACAAGCAGCTGACGGCCGCGGTCGAGCTTCTGCACGGCAAGCCGAGGGCGCAGATCCTCGCCGAACAGTCCAAGGAAGTCGCCAAGGACACGACCAAGCCGCCGTCAAAGGCCGCCAATTGA
- a CDS encoding heme ABC transporter permease, whose product MSFLSTYANPTRFLRFAERALPWLSSATALLLAIGLYGAFTAPPDYQQGETVRIMYIHVPSAWLAIFAYIVMTSASLGVLVWRHPLADAAQKTAASLGAAFTFICLVTGSLWGKPMWGTFWVWDARLTSMLVLFLLYLGLIAVRQTMDDTPRGARIAAIMTLVGAIDIPIIKYSVDWWNTLHQPASVFRIDGPAISGSMLWPLIVMALAATLLFSTLHIMAIRNEILRRRLARLSMQAVRAGEVAGDESMEAAE is encoded by the coding sequence ATGAGCTTTCTGTCCACTTACGCTAATCCAACGCGCTTTCTGCGTTTCGCAGAACGCGCGTTGCCGTGGCTCTCAAGCGCCACGGCGCTGCTGCTCGCGATCGGGCTCTACGGCGCCTTCACGGCGCCGCCCGATTATCAGCAGGGCGAAACCGTTCGGATCATGTACATCCATGTTCCGTCCGCCTGGCTTGCCATCTTCGCCTATATCGTGATGACCTCGGCGTCGCTCGGCGTTCTGGTGTGGCGTCATCCCCTCGCCGACGCGGCGCAGAAAACCGCCGCCAGCCTCGGCGCCGCTTTCACCTTCATCTGCCTCGTCACGGGCTCGCTTTGGGGCAAGCCGATGTGGGGGACGTTCTGGGTCTGGGACGCGCGCCTCACCTCGATGCTGGTTCTTTTTCTTCTCTATCTCGGCCTCATCGCCGTCAGGCAGACGATGGACGATACGCCGCGCGGCGCGCGCATCGCGGCGATCATGACGCTCGTCGGCGCCATCGACATTCCGATCATCAAATATTCGGTCGACTGGTGGAATACGTTGCACCAGCCGGCCTCGGTGTTTCGCATTGACGGACCCGCGATCTCCGGATCGATGCTGTGGCCGCTGATCGTCATGGCGCTCGCCGCGACGCTGTTGTTTTCGACGCTGCATATCATGGCGATCCGCAACGAAATCCTGCGCCGGCGCCTCGCGCGCCTGTCGATGCAGGCCGTCCGCGCCGGCGAAGTCGCCGGAGACGAAAGCATGGAGGCGGCGGAATGA
- the ccmD gene encoding heme exporter protein CcmD, protein MSGHGFYIAAAYGVTAATLGVVTLRIVLDYRRLRAALARFGAAGARDEGEGA, encoded by the coding sequence ATGAGCGGCCACGGGTTCTATATCGCCGCCGCCTATGGCGTGACGGCCGCGACGCTCGGCGTCGTGACCTTGCGCATCGTCCTGGATTATCGCCGCCTGCGCGCGGCGCTGGCGCGCTTTGGCGCGGCGGGCGCGCGCGATGAAGGAGAGGGCGCGTGA
- a CDS encoding DsbE family thiol:disulfide interchange protein — MSDAVAPRSALRFLPLALFALLALVFLVRLFSGDASRIPSALIGKPAPAFDLPALEGLAGVPGLSTEDLSKGHVSLVNVFASWCGPCRQEHSALMAIAGDEALGAKGVELYGLSYKDETTKALGFLEEGGNPFARVGVDPAGRTAIDFGVYGVPETFVIKGDGTIAYKFVGPLTPSAIATTLIPEIEKAMAGGAATTR, encoded by the coding sequence GTGAGCGACGCCGTCGCGCCGCGCTCGGCGCTGCGCTTTCTGCCGCTGGCGCTTTTCGCGCTGCTGGCGCTCGTCTTCCTGGTGCGACTCTTCTCCGGCGACGCGTCGCGTATCCCCTCGGCGCTGATTGGCAAGCCCGCGCCGGCTTTCGATCTGCCGGCGCTTGAAGGACTGGCCGGCGTTCCCGGTCTCTCGACCGAAGATTTGAGCAAGGGTCACGTGAGCCTCGTCAATGTCTTCGCGAGTTGGTGCGGACCCTGCCGACAGGAGCACTCGGCGCTCATGGCGATCGCCGGCGACGAAGCGCTCGGGGCCAAAGGCGTCGAGCTTTACGGGCTCTCCTACAAGGATGAAACGACCAAGGCCTTAGGTTTTCTTGAGGAGGGCGGCAATCCTTTCGCGCGCGTCGGCGTCGATCCTGCCGGCCGCACGGCGATCGACTTCGGCGTGTACGGCGTGCCGGAGACCTTCGTGATCAAGGGCGACGGAACGATCGCCTATAAGTTCGTCGGACCGCTGACGCCTTCCGCCATTGCGACGACGCTTATTCCCGAGATCGAAAAAGCGATGGCGGGCGGGGCGGCCACGACGCGCTGA
- a CDS encoding sulfite exporter TauE/SafE family protein — protein MAYILLFAVATWAGAQNALAGGGSFLTLPALMFTGMDALAANITSCAALFPAQVATGWTGRKLARGANGLSLRTLFVISIVGGAVGAAVLLGTPRGLFARLVPWLVLFATLVFAWGSFFRKPVETHSHLGPPRAALAQFLISVYGGYFGGGIGFLMVAALTMAGQGVRVASATKNVLAGVMNASAVAIFLFSPDLHWPQALVTSVGATIGGVAGARLIHHIDEKILRTFIVVVGAALTVGLFLRAP, from the coding sequence ATGGCTTACATTCTGCTGTTTGCGGTAGCGACCTGGGCGGGCGCGCAGAATGCGCTCGCCGGCGGCGGCTCGTTCCTCACGCTTCCCGCCCTGATGTTCACGGGCATGGACGCGCTCGCCGCCAATATCACGTCATGCGCGGCGCTGTTTCCGGCGCAGGTCGCGACCGGCTGGACCGGCCGTAAGCTGGCGAGGGGCGCCAATGGGCTTTCGCTGCGCACGCTGTTCGTTATCAGCATCGTCGGCGGCGCCGTCGGCGCGGCGGTGTTGCTTGGCACGCCGCGCGGACTCTTCGCGCGTCTCGTGCCATGGCTCGTGCTCTTTGCGACGCTGGTCTTCGCCTGGGGCAGCTTCTTTCGCAAGCCCGTCGAAACGCATAGCCATCTCGGCCCGCCGCGCGCGGCCCTCGCGCAATTTCTAATTTCGGTTTACGGCGGCTATTTCGGCGGCGGCATCGGCTTCCTCATGGTCGCCGCTCTGACCATGGCCGGACAGGGCGTGCGCGTCGCCAGCGCGACGAAAAATGTTCTGGCCGGCGTCATGAACGCCTCCGCCGTCGCGATCTTCCTGTTCTCGCCGGATCTGCACTGGCCGCAGGCGCTGGTGACGAGCGTGGGCGCGACGATCGGCGGCGTCGCCGGCGCCCGCCTCATCCATCACATCGACGAAAAAATCCTGCGCACCTTCATCGTCGTGGTCGGCGCGGCGCTGACCGTCGGCCTCTTCCTCAGAGCGCCATAA
- a CDS encoding TetR/AcrR family transcriptional regulator: protein MNEKNADAGADRRTQLRDRLIDIAQETVAAQGLAGLKARDLAAAAGCALGAIYTAFHDLDELILRVNARTLARLELALDAAFVDAEAEQALEAMARAYLSFARKEEPSWRALFEHRLPPGAPVPAWYADARNRLFSRLDAPLAQLLPGKDATARAALARTLFSAVHGVIALGLEEKIAETPPKLLDEQLGVLIRLLAAGLMMESARLI from the coding sequence TTGAACGAGAAGAATGCCGACGCGGGAGCCGACCGCCGGACGCAATTGCGTGACCGGCTTATCGACATCGCGCAGGAAACGGTGGCGGCGCAGGGTCTCGCCGGACTGAAAGCGCGCGATCTCGCCGCCGCGGCCGGCTGCGCGCTCGGCGCGATCTATACCGCTTTTCATGACCTCGACGAGCTGATCCTGCGGGTCAACGCGCGCACGCTGGCGCGCCTGGAGCTCGCGCTCGACGCGGCCTTCGTTGACGCAGAGGCGGAGCAGGCGCTCGAAGCCATGGCGCGGGCCTATCTGAGCTTTGCGAGAAAAGAGGAGCCGAGCTGGCGCGCGCTGTTCGAGCACCGATTGCCCCCTGGCGCGCCCGTGCCGGCCTGGTATGCGGACGCGCGCAACCGGCTGTTCAGTCGGTTGGACGCGCCGCTTGCGCAACTGCTGCCAGGCAAGGACGCGACGGCGCGCGCCGCGCTCGCGCGCACGCTGTTTTCGGCCGTGCATGGAGTCATCGCGCTAGGGCTTGAGGAGAAGATCGCTGAGACCCCGCCAAAGTTGCTGGATGAGCAGCTCGGCGTGCTGATACGACTTCTCGCGGCGGGACTGATGATGGAGTCGGCCCGCTTGATTTGA
- a CDS encoding acyl-[ACP]--phospholipid O-acyltransferase: MTHSLLASRRFAPLFWRQFFAAFNDNFLKNALVLLILAHAAEGGASLVTLAGAAFIAPFFLLSAIGGEFADKYDKARVVRWLSVAEIAVAALSATGFLFANIPTLFGALILFGVTGALFGPVKYGILPDHLTREELPAGNALVESATFFAILSGTVAGGMALHVGDGVILAAGVMGVAALALGAAWLIPPTRRADPDLTIDANVFRSTFKLLRHLRGQIELRRLAVVTSLFWLFGSVAMSLTPSLITQTLHGAEILVSIHLALFAVGIAIGSGLAAFLLKGKIVLLPSAVGAALVAFASADLGLALLLSNAPAAATALSPQAYFAQPLAWRAAIDLSLLALAGGLMIVPSFAAIQAQSAPQQRARTIAAVNVQNAAFMALGGVGVAGLQSLGVSFAALLIGMAVVALVASIWIVKAVVASPLQDLLSIYFRAFYRLEVKGLENFEKAGPNPIVALNHVSFLDAAAIFAVMPKQPVFAVDRAISKTWWAKPFLKFMRVIPLDPANPLGARALINAVKDGNPLVIFPEGRLTVTGSLMKVYDGAGLIAEKSGAMVVPVHIDGAEATMFSRLTREQARRRWFPKFTLTVLEPIRLTVDDALKGKARRMAAGAALYQIMSDLVFRATNADRTLFEAVVEAARTHGLSRVALEDPIAGKLSYRRLLIGTRALAGKIARIGRPGEAIGLMLPNANGAGIAFLAVISAGRTPAMINFTAGAANILAGCEAAQARTILTSRGFIEKAKLEKLVAALEEKVALVYLEDIRARISFADRLDAFRRLRKPVAPRKAEEMAAILFTSGSEGAPKGVALSHRNMLANAAQAAARIDFGRTDKVFNVLPMFHSFGLTVGFTLPLISGVPIYLYPSPLHYRIVPELVYGSNATILFGTDTFLAGYARPAHAYDFRSIRYVVAGAEPVKQSTRDLWMEKFGVRILEGYGVTEASPVLALNTPMFNRFGSVGRLMPGVEHRLEPVPGVEDGGRLLVRGPNVMMGYLKIDKPGVVQPTENGWHDTGDIVTIDAQGYVTIKGRAKRFAKVGGEMVSLAAIEQLAAELWPNALSAAATEIDPRKGERITLITQQKDATRADFQAYAKSKGASDLMIPAEIMLVEQVPLLGSGKLDFAAVTKMVRERGRYILPNPRLPNGLQGRIDGNAAAPA; this comes from the coding sequence ATGACGCATTCGCTTCTCGCTTCTCGGCGTTTCGCGCCATTGTTCTGGCGTCAGTTCTTCGCCGCCTTCAACGACAATTTCCTGAAGAACGCCCTGGTTCTCTTGATCCTGGCGCATGCGGCCGAAGGCGGCGCGTCGCTTGTGACGCTCGCCGGCGCGGCCTTCATCGCGCCGTTCTTTCTTCTGTCGGCGATCGGCGGCGAATTCGCCGACAAATACGACAAGGCGCGCGTCGTGCGCTGGCTTAGCGTCGCGGAGATCGCCGTGGCGGCATTGTCCGCGACCGGCTTTCTGTTCGCCAATATCCCCACGCTCTTTGGCGCGCTCATCCTCTTCGGCGTCACCGGCGCGCTGTTCGGTCCCGTCAAATACGGCATCTTGCCCGACCATCTGACGCGCGAGGAACTTCCGGCGGGCAATGCCCTCGTCGAGAGCGCGACCTTTTTCGCAATTCTCAGCGGCACGGTCGCCGGCGGCATGGCGTTGCATGTCGGCGACGGGGTGATCCTCGCCGCGGGAGTCATGGGCGTCGCGGCGCTGGCTCTTGGCGCGGCGTGGCTGATTCCCCCAACGCGGCGCGCCGATCCCGATCTTACGATCGACGCCAATGTCTTCCGCTCAACCTTCAAATTGCTGCGGCATCTGCGTGGTCAAATAGAACTGCGGCGGCTGGCCGTGGTGACGAGCCTCTTCTGGCTGTTCGGCTCCGTCGCCATGTCGCTCACGCCCTCGCTTATCACTCAGACGCTGCATGGCGCGGAGATCCTCGTCAGCATTCATCTGGCGCTGTTCGCCGTGGGCATCGCCATCGGATCGGGGCTCGCCGCCTTCCTGCTCAAGGGCAAGATCGTGCTGCTGCCCTCCGCCGTCGGCGCGGCGCTCGTCGCTTTTGCGTCCGCGGACCTTGGCCTCGCGCTGCTGCTTTCGAATGCGCCCGCCGCAGCGACGGCGCTGTCGCCGCAAGCCTATTTCGCTCAACCGCTCGCCTGGCGCGCCGCGATTGATCTTTCACTGCTCGCGCTCGCCGGCGGACTGATGATCGTTCCGTCCTTCGCCGCCATTCAGGCGCAGAGCGCGCCTCAGCAGCGCGCCCGCACCATCGCCGCCGTGAATGTGCAGAACGCCGCCTTCATGGCGCTCGGCGGCGTGGGGGTTGCGGGTCTGCAGAGCCTGGGCGTCTCTTTCGCGGCGCTCCTGATTGGCATGGCCGTCGTCGCGCTCGTCGCTTCGATCTGGATCGTCAAGGCGGTCGTCGCGTCGCCTTTGCAGGATCTGCTCTCGATCTATTTTCGCGCCTTCTACCGTCTCGAGGTTAAGGGACTCGAGAATTTCGAGAAGGCGGGACCCAATCCGATCGTCGCGCTCAACCATGTGAGTTTTCTCGACGCCGCGGCGATTTTCGCCGTCATGCCAAAGCAGCCGGTCTTCGCCGTTGACCGCGCGATCTCGAAGACATGGTGGGCGAAGCCGTTTTTGAAATTCATGCGCGTGATCCCGCTCGATCCAGCCAATCCGCTTGGCGCGCGCGCGCTCATCAATGCGGTCAAGGACGGAAACCCGCTCGTCATCTTCCCGGAAGGCCGTCTCACGGTCACCGGCAGTCTGATGAAAGTCTATGACGGCGCGGGGCTGATCGCGGAGAAATCCGGCGCGATGGTCGTCCCGGTGCACATCGACGGCGCCGAGGCGACGATGTTCTCGCGGCTGACGCGCGAACAGGCGCGCCGGCGCTGGTTTCCGAAATTCACGCTCACCGTGCTCGAACCGATCCGCCTGACGGTCGATGACGCGCTGAAGGGCAAGGCGCGGCGGATGGCGGCCGGCGCGGCGCTCTATCAGATCATGTCGGATCTCGTCTTTCGCGCGACCAACGCCGATCGCACGCTTTTTGAAGCCGTCGTTGAAGCCGCGCGCACGCATGGGCTGTCGCGCGTCGCTCTCGAAGACCCGATCGCCGGCAAGCTCAGCTATCGCAGGCTGCTGATCGGGACGCGCGCGCTCGCCGGCAAGATTGCGCGCATTGGAAGGCCGGGCGAGGCGATCGGTCTGATGCTGCCGAACGCCAATGGCGCGGGAATAGCGTTCCTCGCGGTCATTTCGGCCGGCCGCACGCCGGCGATGATCAACTTCACCGCCGGCGCCGCCAATATTCTGGCGGGCTGCGAGGCGGCGCAGGCGAGGACGATTCTGACGTCGCGCGGCTTCATCGAGAAAGCCAAGCTCGAAAAGCTTGTCGCGGCGCTCGAAGAGAAAGTTGCGCTCGTCTATCTCGAAGATATTCGGGCGCGCATCTCCTTCGCCGACAGACTCGACGCCTTTAGGCGGCTCCGCAAACCCGTCGCCCCGCGCAAGGCCGAGGAGATGGCGGCGATACTTTTCACCTCGGGTTCAGAGGGCGCGCCAAAGGGCGTGGCGTTGTCGCATCGAAACATGCTCGCCAATGCCGCCCAAGCGGCGGCGCGCATCGACTTCGGACGCACCGACAAGGTCTTCAACGTGCTGCCGATGTTCCATTCCTTCGGTCTGACGGTCGGCTTCACGTTGCCGCTCATCTCCGGCGTTCCGATCTATCTTTATCCCTCGCCCTTGCACTATCGCATCGTGCCGGAACTCGTTTACGGCTCAAACGCCACGATTCTTTTCGGGACGGACACTTTTCTCGCCGGTTACGCGCGCCCGGCCCACGCTTATGACTTCCGGTCGATCCGTTATGTCGTCGCCGGCGCCGAGCCGGTGAAGCAATCGACGCGCGATCTGTGGATGGAGAAGTTCGGCGTCCGCATCCTTGAAGGCTATGGCGTGACGGAAGCGTCGCCGGTCCTCGCGCTCAACACGCCGATGTTCAACAGATTCGGCTCTGTCGGACGCCTGATGCCGGGCGTCGAACATCGGCTCGAACCCGTGCCGGGTGTGGAGGACGGCGGGAGGCTCTTGGTGCGGGGGCCCAATGTGATGATGGGCTATCTCAAGATCGACAAACCGGGCGTGGTGCAGCCGACGGAGAACGGCTGGCATGATACGGGCGATATCGTCACCATCGACGCGCAGGGCTATGTGACGATCAAGGGTCGCGCCAAGCGCTTCGCCAAGGTCGGCGGCGAGATGGTGTCGCTCGCGGCGATCGAACAGCTGGCGGCGGAACTTTGGCCAAACGCGCTGTCGGCGGCGGCGACCGAGATCGATCCGCGCAAGGGCGAGAGAATCACTCTCATCACGCAGCAGAAGGACGCGACGCGCGCCGATTTCCAGGCCTACGCCAAATCGAAGGGCGCCTCCGACCTGATGATTCCGGCGGAAATCATGCTTGTGGAGCAGGTGCCGCTTCTGGGCTCCGGCAAGCTCGATTTCGCGGCGGTGACCAAAATGGTGCGCGAGCGCGGGCGCTACATTCTGCCCAATCCGCGCCTACCCAACGGCCTGCAGGGGCGCATCGACGGCAACGCCGCTGCGCCCGCGTGA
- a CDS encoding homospermidine synthase, with amino-acid sequence MSTWPNYGKITGPIVLIGFGSIGRGILPLIERHFDFDKSRFTVIDPVDTHRRLLDERGIAFLKTKLTPENYREVLTPLLTKGEGQGFIVNLSVDVSSLAIIKLARELNALCVDTVVEPWPGFYFDKTMSNEARTNYALRETVLDERRKNPGGSTAVSCVGANPGMVSWFVKQALVDIARDTGAFDKEPATRAEWGALAQKLGVKGVHIAERDTQRARDPKPRNVFVNTWSVEGFVSEGLQPAELGWGTHEKSLPDIGRTHPSGCGAAIYLLSPGANTRVRSWCPTPGPQYGFLVTHNESISIADYLTLRDDKGQAIYRPTCHYAYHPADDAVLSLHEMFGAAGKMQESWKILDEHEIVDGIDELGVLLYGHAKNAYWYGSQLSIEETRDLAPYQNATGLQVSSAALAGMVWALENPQAGIVEADEVDYKRCLDVQLPYLGPVKGYYTDWTPLEGRPGLFPEDIDESDPWQFKNILVR; translated from the coding sequence ATGTCGACTTGGCCAAACTACGGCAAAATCACCGGTCCGATCGTGCTGATCGGCTTCGGCTCCATCGGCCGAGGCATTTTGCCGCTGATCGAGCGCCATTTCGATTTCGACAAATCGCGCTTCACCGTCATCGACCCGGTCGATACGCATCGCCGTTTGCTCGACGAGCGCGGCATCGCTTTTCTCAAAACCAAGCTGACGCCGGAGAACTACCGCGAGGTCTTGACCCCGCTGCTGACGAAGGGCGAAGGCCAGGGCTTTATCGTCAATCTCTCAGTCGACGTTTCCTCGCTCGCGATCATCAAGCTCGCGCGCGAATTGAACGCGCTATGCGTCGACACGGTGGTGGAGCCATGGCCGGGCTTCTATTTCGACAAGACCATGTCCAATGAAGCGCGCACCAATTATGCCCTGCGCGAGACGGTGCTCGACGAGCGCCGCAAAAATCCCGGCGGATCGACGGCGGTTTCCTGCGTCGGCGCCAATCCCGGCATGGTGTCCTGGTTCGTCAAGCAGGCGCTCGTCGATATCGCGCGCGACACGGGCGCTTTCGACAAGGAGCCGGCGACGCGCGCCGAATGGGGCGCGCTCGCCCAAAAGCTCGGGGTCAAGGGCGTTCACATCGCCGAACGCGACACGCAGCGCGCGCGCGATCCGAAGCCGCGCAATGTTTTCGTCAACACCTGGTCGGTCGAAGGCTTCGTCTCCGAGGGCTTGCAGCCCGCCGAACTCGGCTGGGGCACGCATGAAAAATCTTTGCCCGACATCGGCCGCACGCATCCCTCCGGCTGCGGCGCGGCGATCTATCTGCTCTCGCCCGGCGCCAATACGCGCGTGCGCTCATGGTGCCCGACGCCGGGGCCGCAATATGGCTTCCTCGTCACTCACAATGAGTCGATCTCGATCGCGGACTATCTCACCCTGCGCGACGATAAGGGTCAGGCGATCTATCGTCCGACCTGTCACTACGCCTATCATCCCGCCGACGACGCCGTGCTTTCCCTGCACGAGATGTTCGGCGCCGCCGGCAAGATGCAGGAGAGCTGGAAGATTCTCGACGAGCATGAAATCGTCGACGGAATCGACGAGCTCGGCGTGCTGCTCTATGGCCACGCCAAGAACGCCTATTGGTACGGGTCGCAGCTCTCGATCGAGGAGACGCGCGATCTCGCGCCCTATCAGAACGCCACCGGACTGCAGGTGAGTTCGGCGGCGCTCGCCGGCATGGTCTGGGCGCTGGAGAACCCGCAGGCGGGAATCGTCGAAGCCGACGAGGTCGACTACAAGCGCTGCCTCGACGTGCAGCTGCCGTATCTCGGCCCGGTGAAGGGCTATTACACGGATTGGACGCCGCTCGAGGGGCGTCCCGGGCTGTTCCCGGAAGATATCGACGAAAGCGATCCGTGGCAGTTCAAAAACATTCTGGTGCGGTGA